The sequence CCTTCGCCGCCGCGTAGTCCGTGTGGCCCGCCTCGCCGAAGAGGCCCGCCGTGGAGCTGATGATGACGATGGTGCCCATGCGCGTCGTCTCCACGTGGCGCAGGAACGCGCGGCAGCTCAGGAACACGCTGTCCAGGTTCTGCGCCAGCGTGCGGCGCCAGCGCTCCAGCGACATCGTCCACAGCGGCTCGTCGGGCGCGGGATACACGCCGGTGTTGCAGACCAGCACTTCCAGCCGGCCCAGGTCCTTCACCGCCAGGGGCACCAGCGCGTCCACGTCCGCCTCCACCGTGAGGTCCGCGCGAACCGACGTGCCGCCCACCTCGCGCGCGAGCGCCGCCGCCTTCTCCTGGCTGCGGTGGTAGTGCACCGCCACCTTCGCGCCTTCACCCGCGAACGCGCGCACCAGCGCGGAGCCGATGCCGCCCGCGCCGCCCGTCACCAGCACACCCTTGCCCTGCAGTCCCGTGTCCATCGCTTCGCGACTCCCCGTGGGCTCCCGTCAGGCCGGGAGGAATGCGCGGCATGATGCCCGAGCCGTCCCGGGGGGACAGCCGGATGAACAGGCGGTGTCCGCGGGTGCGCTGCGTGCCGGGCAGCGAGACGAAATGCGCGCCGGACTCCTGACAGGACTTCGCGCTAGGGCGTGGACAGCCGCGCGCGGATGCCCGCGACCAACAGGTCCAACCCGAAGGCGAAGCGCCGCTCGAAGTCGCGGTCCAGGATGGCGTCCACCGCGCCGGCCGCGTGGGGATAGCGCGCAGAGGCGAGCTGGCGCAGTGCCCCTTCCCGCTCCCGCGCTTCGGCGTCCTGCGCGGTGAAGCCCTGCTCCTCGATGGTGAAGCCCAGCACGTAGTCGAGCACCGTGAACGCCGCCCAGCCCGCTGCCCGCGAGTCGAGCCCCGCTCGCGTCAGCGCGCCAATGACGGTGTCGGAGACGCGCAGCGTGTGCTCGGACACCACGAGGGTGCCGGCGTAGACGCGGGCGCCGTCCCGGTGAGCCAGGAACGCGCGCCGCAGCTCCTGCGCCACGGTGCGCACCACCGGCTCCCACGGCGAGTCCGCCGTCAGCGTCCTCGCCACGTCCTGCACCAGCGTGTCCGCCATCGCGTCCAGCAGGGCCTGCTTGCCCGGGAAGTGCCAGTACAGCGACGGCGCCTGGATGGAGAGCGCCTTCGCCAGCACGCGCATCGTGAGGCCCTCCAGGCCGTGCTCGTCCAGCAGCGTCCACGCCGCCGCCACCACCTGCTCCCGCTGGATTCGCATGCCCTGGAAGGCCCTCGCTGGCTTGACAAACTAACAGCGTTAGTCGATCCCTAACAACGTTAGTTTGACGCCTTCGGGCGGGAGGTCGGTCATGGCGGAGGTCCTGGATGTGGCGGTGGTGGGAGGAGGTCCCACCGGGCTGTGGCTCGCGTGCGAGCTGGCGCTGGCGGGGGTTCGGGTGGAGGTGTTCGAGCGGCGCACGGAGGCCGTGCGCGAGTCGCGGGCGCTGACGCTGCACCCGCGCTCGCTGGAGGTGCTGGCGCTGCGTGGGCTGGAGGGGCGGTTCCTGGC comes from Corallococcus macrosporus and encodes:
- a CDS encoding TetR/AcrR family transcriptional regulator C-terminal domain-containing protein, with amino-acid sequence MRIQREQVVAAAWTLLDEHGLEGLTMRVLAKALSIQAPSLYWHFPGKQALLDAMADTLVQDVARTLTADSPWEPVVRTVAQELRRAFLAHRDGARVYAGTLVVSEHTLRVSDTVIGALTRAGLDSRAAGWAAFTVLDYVLGFTIEEQGFTAQDAEAREREGALRQLASARYPHAAGAVDAILDRDFERRFAFGLDLLVAGIRARLSTP
- a CDS encoding SDR family NAD(P)-dependent oxidoreductase, with amino-acid sequence MDTGLQGKGVLVTGGAGGIGSALVRAFAGEGAKVAVHYHRSQEKAAALAREVGGTSVRADLTVEADVDALVPLAVKDLGRLEVLVCNTGVYPAPDEPLWTMSLERWRRTLAQNLDSVFLSCRAFLRHVETTRMGTIVIISSTAGLFGEAGHTDYAAAKGALAAGFVKSLKNELHRIAPMGRVNVVCPGWTEVDRNRAKLVDPEFVGRVTRTMPLRKVGQPEDVARVVVTLASDRISGHVTGEVVTVAGGMEGRVLHED